A stretch of Planococcus citri chromosome 5, ihPlaCitr1.1, whole genome shotgun sequence DNA encodes these proteins:
- the LOC135847025 gene encoding uncharacterized protein LOC135847025 — translation MVLLSKLFFFVWIPYYALGMIWPTSPPKTGFREVSESIEQKLKWCSNDKQRADALRGHLIDARLSKPVESAVKSVVEIAIDKAMEYGANLGNLKNVNKVMDILFRAGLTRQALSNLEMNALPRVLYVDKNLNRYDKWMLALTMYRNPILDAIRAALDKEGLKIRQFALAACSLHSLISPQLAHPDLKLYRLPEATKSIKEFCSFVDELNFDTFVTEEEMFDEQRDFMLKSYKGAAHLVCESALLYPEELFDPKQEEEVFKRSNDEFSAIIVIWNANDLDLKIANNFLNVVRS, via the exons ATGGTGCTTTTAAGCAAACTTTTCTTCTTTGTTTGGATACCGTATTATGCCTTGGGTATGATTTGGCCTACATCACCACCAAAAACTGGATTTCgtgaa gTTTCTGAGTCCATTGAACAGAAATTGAAGTGGTGTTCCAACGATAAGCAGAGAGCGGATGCTTTACGTGGCCACCTTATCGATGCGCGTCTCTCAAAACCTGTCGAGTCTGCTGTAAAATCGGTTGTGGAAATTGCTATTGATAAAGCTATGGAGTAT gGAGCCAACctcggaaatttgaaaaacgtgaatAAAGTAATGGACATCCTGTTCCGCGCTGGTTTAACCCGACAAGCCTTATCAAATTTGGAGATGAATGCACTTCCTCGTGTTCTGTACGTTGACAAAAACCTGAACCGATACGATAAATGGATGTTAGCGTTAACCATGTACCGAAATCCAATATTGGATGCAATCCGTGCAGCACTAGACAAAGAAGGACTAAAGATTAGACAGTTTGCCCTAGCTGCGTGCAGTTTACATTCGCTGATATCTCCACAATTAGCTCATCCGGATTTGAAGCTATATCGTTTACCAGAAGCTACGAAAAGTATTAAAGAATTTTGCTCCTTCGTGgatgagttgaattttgatacATTCGTAACCGAAGAAGAGATGTTTGATGAACAACGCGACTTCATGCTTAAATCATACAAAGGAGCTGCTCATTTGGTTTGTGAGTCCGCATTGTTGTACCCCGAAGAGCTGTTTGACCCTAAACAGGAGGAGGAAGTTTTTAAACGTTCAA atgatgaattttcagcCATTATTGTTATTTGGAATGCGAATGATTTGGATTTGAAGATAGCAAATAACTTTTTGAACGTGGTACgttcgtaa